GTCGCCCGCCTCGCCGGCGAGACGGCCGATCGTGACGATCGCCGTGCCGAGGAGGATGACGACCGCGACGGCCAGACCGGCGGCCACGCGCCGGTGGATGCGGAAGCTCCGCACGCCCGCGTTGCCCCGCCTGACGTAGAGGAATGTGAAATACCTGTCCATCGCTGTCGGCCGCTCCTGGTCCGCGCCCCGTTTTCTCGGGGGTGAAACTACGGTCGGAGATGTCTCATGTCAAGCGAAAACGCGGCATCCGCGCACAACACTGCAAGGGGTGTTCCAGTCGGCAGGAAAAAGGCGGAGGACATCGGGTCCTCCGCCTCGCATCGTTCCGGCCGGTCCGCCGACTCAGCTCTCCACGTACCCCTTGAGGTACTTGCTCCGGGTGCTGTGGCGGAGCCGGAGGATGGCCTTTTCCTTTATCTGGCGTATGCGTTCCCTGGTGAGGTTCATCTTCTTGCCGATCTCCTCGAGCGTCAGGGGCTCTTCCCCCTCGAGCCCGAAGTAGAAGGACAGGATCGCCTGCTCGCGATCGGTGAGCGTACCCAGCGCCTTCTGCATGTCCTCGCTCAGGGCGTTCGTGTAGGTCATCTCGTCGGGCGGCTCCTGGTTGTCGTCCGCGAGGTAGTCGACGAGGCTGTTCTCTTCCTGGTCGTTGTTGAAGGAGGCGTCGAGGGACAGATGGCTGTTCGCGATCTGCATCGTGTCCCGGACTTCTTCATTGCTGAGATTCAGCTTCGCGGCGATTTCCTCGACCTCGGGTGCCCTGCCCAGTTCCTGGTCGAGCTGACGCGCGACCTTGCCGATCCTGTAGAGTGTGCCCGCGCGGTTCAGCGGCAGGCGCACGATGCGGGACTGCTCCGCGAGCGCCTGCAGCATCGCCTGGCGGATCCACCATACGGCATAGGAGATGAACTTGAATCCGCGCTTCTCGTCGAACCGGTGAGCCGCCTTGATCAGGCCCATGTTGCCCTCGTTGATCAGGTCGGCGAGGGACAATCCCTGGTTGACGTACTGTTTCGCGATGGAGACGACGAAGCGCAGGTTGGCCTTGACGAGCGCGTGCAACGCCTCTTCCTCGCCCTTCCGGATCCTGCGGGCGAGTTTCCGCTCCTGCTCGCGTGTAAGCAGCGCCGTGTTGTTGATCTCTCTCAGGTAGAGGTCGAGAGAGCGCTCGCCCAGGTAATCTCCGTCTCGGCTTTCGGGATACATCGCATCCCCTTCCTACTGATAACGTAACTCACTGAGGCCGTTCTGGCAAGGCCTGCTTATTATACGAATTCGCCAGATGTCGTGTTCCCTTCCCGAACGACCCCTTCTCCGTTTCACGGGCTCGAGGCGTCTGTCCTGCCCGCCTCTATACACTTGTACACCCGTAATGCGGAATCGTTCTTTTTTAGCGGTGGGGGTCCTGGAAAGGTACCTCTGGCGAATGTATCGATTGACTGTACCTGTGTCCTGACACCAATTACAGTGCCAAAGTTTACATAAAAAATTCCACTATGTCAAGCATCAATATGGGGAAAAGGAAGACCGATTCACGGCCCGCTGCCCGGAAGTGCCGGCATAGCCGCCACCATAATCATAATATCTGCCTATTTCTCTCTTTTCCTGCCGATTCCTGCCCCGAAGACCTTTCCGGGGATCGTCGGGCCCGGGCGCCGAGGTGCTCCTCGCCCGGCAGGATCGGTAGCCCCGCGGACCGTCGCGACAGCCCGGATTACCCCCGCACCGTCACGACCCGGGGCTCTCCTCGCCGTTTTCTTCCGCCGCCGCGCTCTCCTCCTCGCCGCGCTTCTCTTCCCGTATCGACTCGATCTCGCGCTCCTTGACCAGCAGGTCCTCCTCGAGCTTCGTGATCTCCTCGACGATCACCTTCACCCGTTCGTCGCGGGCGATGACGCCACCGCGCTTCTCGACGGTGACGAGGTCGTACACGCGCCCCCCGAGTTCGGCGAGGTGCTTCTCGATGGTGCGGTTGATGCCCGCCATCTCCACCTTCTTCTTGCCGATGCGGGCCAGTTCGTCGGTCTTGTCGTAGGCAGCGCCGTACAGCTCGACCAGGTTCTTCTTCACTTTCTCCCAGAGCGTATCCATCGGCTTCTCCCCCGTCCCGTTCCGGTTTTCCCTTGATATCTCCCGGTCGCTCTGTCATATATCCGGCATCGTGCGACCGGGGCGACACGCCCCCAGACGAACGGAGCCGATCGCGTGGGAGCGACAGTCTATTTCGTTTCGGACACCCATTTCACATACCACAGCGACGCCGGGGATGAAAGGGAAAAGCGGGCAGCCTTTCTCGACTTCCTGGAGGGCGTGCGCGGCGCCGATCGTCTCTATCTCGCCGGCGACATCTTCGACTTCTGGTTCGAATACCGCCACGTCGTCCCCGCTCATTACACCGATATCCTCGGCGGACTCGCCCGCCTGCGCGAATCGGGCACCCGGATCATGGTGATGGAGGGAAATCACGACGGCTGGTTCGGCCCGTACCTGTCCGATGCGTACGGATTCGAGATCCTTCCCGCGGTCGTGGAGCTCGAGCTGCAGGGGCGGCGCATCGTCCTCACGCACGGCGACACGGTTTTGCCCGGCGACATCGGCTACAAGATCCTCCGCGCCGTCATACGGAGCCGGCCCGCCGTCTCGATAGCCCGCCTGCTCCACCCCGACCTGCTCTTCTGGCTCGCCGGCCGTTTCTCGCGCGCGAGCAAGAACTTCACCCACGCGAAGACCGAGCGGCACGCGCGCCGCGTCCGCGGGATCGCCCCGGCGCGGTTCTTCG
The nucleotide sequence above comes from Candidatus Krumholzibacteriota bacterium. Encoded proteins:
- a CDS encoding RNA polymerase sigma factor RpoD/SigA, with amino-acid sequence MYPESRDGDYLGERSLDLYLREINNTALLTREQERKLARRIRKGEEEALHALVKANLRFVVSIAKQYVNQGLSLADLINEGNMGLIKAAHRFDEKRGFKFISYAVWWIRQAMLQALAEQSRIVRLPLNRAGTLYRIGKVARQLDQELGRAPEVEEIAAKLNLSNEEVRDTMQIANSHLSLDASFNNDQEENSLVDYLADDNQEPPDEMTYTNALSEDMQKALGTLTDREQAILSFYFGLEGEEPLTLEEIGKKMNLTRERIRQIKEKAILRLRHSTRSKYLKGYVES
- a CDS encoding UDP-2,3-diacylglucosamine diphosphatase; translation: MGATVYFVSDTHFTYHSDAGDEREKRAAFLDFLEGVRGADRLYLAGDIFDFWFEYRHVVPAHYTDILGGLARLRESGTRIMVMEGNHDGWFGPYLSDAYGFEILPAVVELELQGRRIVLTHGDTVLPGDIGYKILRAVIRSRPAVSIARLLHPDLLFWLAGRFSRASKNFTHAKTERHARRVRGIAPARFFDRGNDVFVMGHVHLPCMDIHEEGLFVMLGDWETHRSWLRLEDERFSLHFYGRPGKMLRENR